A genomic segment from Leptolyngbya boryana PCC 6306 encodes:
- a CDS encoding Npun_F0813 family protein gives MFILKRQDVEISSIQHPKRDQKVPILSYQGQTFRLIQVFSAGQEEDARAFWRDLTDNQGKACVLLEEPERYSIWGKVRLDQLGNEPSGHDAGGAVSAMFTQACLLMLQAMYIDIEDLMGTKQAASFEKDVTHVFQQWRFPQTESPSAVKQLLTVNPLNSLQTPTWQENLLNVLLQELHRLGKAYFGKSSFSNRILDALQDLPQGERSRFMEWLSHSPTGKLWS, from the coding sequence ATTCTGAAACGGCAGGATGTTGAGATCAGCAGCATTCAGCACCCCAAACGCGATCAAAAAGTTCCTATCTTGTCCTACCAAGGGCAAACGTTTCGCCTGATCCAGGTCTTTAGTGCTGGACAGGAAGAAGATGCACGCGCCTTCTGGCGAGACTTAACTGACAACCAAGGAAAAGCCTGCGTTCTCCTTGAAGAACCAGAGCGATACAGTATCTGGGGCAAAGTCCGCCTCGATCAATTGGGCAATGAGCCAAGTGGTCACGACGCTGGGGGAGCGGTTTCAGCGATGTTTACTCAAGCCTGTTTGTTGATGCTCCAAGCGATGTACATCGATATTGAAGATCTCATGGGCACAAAGCAAGCGGCTTCGTTTGAAAAAGATGTCACTCATGTATTTCAGCAGTGGCGATTTCCGCAAACCGAGTCTCCTAGTGCAGTCAAGCAACTTTTGACTGTGAATCCCCTCAACAGTTTGCAGACTCCAACTTGGCAAGAGAATCTCCTCAACGTGTTGCTACAAGAACTGCACCGTCTTGGAAAAGCCTATTTCGGTAAATCATCTTTCTCCAATCGTATTCTAGATGCCCTGCAAGATCTCCCGCAAGGCGAACGCAGCCGATTTATGGAATGGCTGAGTCATTCCCCCACGGGCAAACTCTGGTCTTAA